In Flavobacterium lacustre, a genomic segment contains:
- a CDS encoding helix-turn-helix domain-containing protein: protein MAIEVITREDLNEFRTLLLSDLNTMFNSKPQQQKQWLKSNEVRKLLNISSGTLQNLRVNGTLTYTKIGGILYYSSNDLEKVIETNKVEATPNLFNRK from the coding sequence AGTTATCACTCGCGAAGATTTAAACGAATTCCGTACACTTCTTCTTTCCGATTTAAACACAATGTTTAATTCAAAACCGCAACAGCAAAAACAATGGCTCAAATCCAACGAAGTCAGAAAGCTGTTAAACATTTCTTCCGGCACTTTACAAAATCTACGTGTAAACGGTACACTAACCTATACCAAAATTGGAGGAATTCTGTATTACTCCAGTAATGATTTAGAGAAAGTTATAGAAACTAACAAAGTCGAAGCAACACCTAACCTATTCAATCGTAAATAA
- a CDS encoding transcriptional regulator, producing MNYIKHLTGFFEKVAIDKTLNPTHVSLYMSLFQFWNCNRFKNPISISRDEVMRISKISSKATYHKCLKNLHSLGYINYEPSYNPFKGSHVYLFNFSDDLKPIPKSEKATMPKNEPVFELVDEQVVNKLYTGSGTSNETGTEQALVSYINNTNIPNISNDLKIVNLDEQAKNFEIVDEFLKSAASEEKEKSSGKKEKDEIENSDLSSRAQSRELNPTIENVKVYFLEQNFPELEAIKFFNYFSSNGWLVGGKTPMVDWQAAAQNWILNAPKFISNEQSNRAKHLNTGTDKDYSEPL from the coding sequence ATGAATTATATAAAACATCTAACAGGATTTTTCGAGAAAGTGGCTATTGACAAAACACTCAATCCAACACACGTAAGTTTGTATATGTCGTTGTTTCAGTTCTGGAATTGCAATCGATTCAAAAATCCAATCAGTATTTCTCGTGATGAGGTAATGCGAATAAGCAAAATCAGTTCTAAAGCAACTTATCATAAGTGCCTTAAAAACCTACATTCTCTAGGTTACATCAATTACGAACCATCTTATAATCCATTCAAAGGAAGCCACGTTTATTTATTCAATTTTTCAGATGATTTAAAACCAATACCAAAAAGCGAAAAAGCAACAATGCCAAAAAATGAACCAGTTTTTGAACTGGTTGATGAACAAGTAGTGAACAAGCTTTATACTGGTAGTGGTACAAGTAATGAAACAGGTACTGAACAAGCTCTAGTATCTTATATAAACAATACAAACATACCAAACATTTCAAACGATTTAAAGATTGTAAACTTGGACGAGCAAGCAAAAAATTTTGAAATTGTCGATGAGTTTTTAAAAAGCGCGGCTTCCGAAGAAAAAGAAAAAAGTTCCGGCAAAAAAGAAAAAGATGAAATTGAAAATTCCGATTTGTCATCCCGAGCGCAGTCGAGGGAACTCAATCCAACAATTGAAAATGTCAAAGTTTATTTTCTCGAACAGAACTTTCCGGAACTCGAAGCCATTAAATTTTTCAATTATTTTTCCAGCAACGGTTGGTTAGTCGGTGGCAAAACTCCGATGGTCGATTGGCAAGCAGCAGCACAAAATTGGATATTAAACGCACCTAAATTCATTTCAAATGAACAATCCAACAGAGCAAAACACCTCAACACAGGAACAGACAAAGATTATTCAGAGCCATTATAG
- a CDS encoding AAA family ATPase, translated as MNNPTEQNTSTQEQTKIIQSHYSYTEIIAWLEKKGIELYGNHFKILESDYPIIYKLIAYFLKDETTCFQYGINGNKGILLSGPIGCGKTSLMNLMKHLATTEHKFFVKPCRDISFEFIQDGYQIIHKYSKGKLYESEPKTICFDDLGTENNLKYYGNECNVMAEILLSRYDIFTSKKIQTHITTNLSATEIENVYGNRVRSRMREMFNLIAYDKTIKDKR; from the coding sequence ATGAACAATCCAACAGAGCAAAACACCTCAACACAGGAACAGACAAAGATTATTCAGAGCCATTATAGCTACACGGAAATAATTGCTTGGCTGGAGAAAAAAGGCATTGAATTATACGGCAATCATTTCAAAATACTTGAAAGTGATTACCCCATAATTTACAAACTCATCGCCTATTTTCTTAAAGACGAAACAACTTGTTTTCAGTACGGCATCAACGGCAACAAAGGAATTTTACTTTCTGGCCCAATCGGCTGTGGCAAAACATCCCTAATGAATTTAATGAAACACTTGGCGACAACAGAGCATAAATTTTTCGTAAAACCGTGTCGAGACATAAGCTTTGAATTTATCCAGGATGGTTACCAAATCATTCACAAATATAGCAAAGGCAAACTATACGAATCAGAACCCAAAACAATATGCTTTGACGATTTAGGAACAGAAAACAACCTGAAATATTACGGAAACGAATGTAACGTAATGGCAGAAATTCTATTAAGTCGCTATGATATTTTTACAAGTAAAAAAATCCAAACGCATATAACTACAAACCTTTCGGCTACTGAAATTGAGAATGTTTATGGGAATCGGGTTAGAAGTAGAATGCGAGAAATGTTCAATCTGATTGCCTACGACAAAACCATAAAAGATAAAAGATAA
- a CDS encoding DUF3800 domain-containing protein, whose product MNNKYDFYIDESCHLENDNIPVMCIGYIKVPMTDYVELQKKFNQILAKHNQKSELKWNKFSNARTALYKELVDYFFRSSLQFRCVLVKYKERLNHTDFNQGSHDNFYYKMTYYLLRPNNSNGDEYRVFIDIQNTRGREKLKKINEVFDNEYKGKSPFKQFQHLHSHDNNFFQLADFFIGAITYKTRVVMKNIENPTPNRMDFIQYLETKSGFNLEEGTEPWETKFNIFDHQPKIKL is encoded by the coding sequence ATGAATAATAAATATGATTTTTATATCGACGAAAGTTGTCATTTAGAAAATGATAATATTCCGGTTATGTGCATTGGTTACATAAAAGTACCAATGACCGATTATGTTGAATTACAAAAAAAATTCAATCAAATACTAGCAAAGCACAATCAAAAATCAGAGTTAAAATGGAATAAATTTTCAAATGCAAGAACTGCATTATACAAAGAATTAGTAGATTATTTCTTTCGCTCATCATTACAATTTCGTTGTGTTTTAGTCAAATACAAAGAGCGTCTAAATCATACCGATTTTAACCAAGGCTCGCACGACAATTTCTATTATAAAATGACCTATTATTTATTACGCCCAAATAATAGTAATGGCGATGAATACAGGGTTTTTATAGACATTCAAAATACGCGTGGTAGAGAAAAACTAAAAAAAATAAATGAAGTTTTTGACAATGAATACAAAGGCAAAAGCCCATTCAAACAATTCCAACATTTACATTCTCACGATAATAATTTCTTTCAATTAGCCGATTTTTTTATTGGAGCAATTACTTATAAAACAAGAGTAGTAATGAAGAATATCGAGAATCCAACTCCTAACAGAATGGATTTTATTCAATATTTAGAAACTAAATCAGGTTTTAATCTCGAAGAAGGAACAGAGCCGTGGGAAACCAAATTCAATATTTTTGATCACCAACCCAAAATAAAACTATAA
- a CDS encoding DUF6660 family protein produces the protein MYWQLNKIRTFAAVKILNFILSILFLLLSFMPCADMEQDVSCNKVTISNESNHTHNKDACTPLCICNCCGCQGFAYNTIYPYNLFAVKIIIDKKVPEYKSILTSNFFGSIWQPPQINA, from the coding sequence ATGTATTGGCAATTAAATAAAATACGTACTTTTGCAGCTGTGAAAATTCTAAACTTCATATTGTCGATTCTTTTTCTGCTACTTTCCTTTATGCCTTGTGCAGATATGGAGCAGGATGTGTCGTGTAACAAAGTGACAATTAGCAATGAATCCAATCACACTCACAACAAGGATGCCTGTACTCCTTTGTGCATCTGCAACTGTTGCGGCTGTCAAGGTTTCGCTTACAATACTATTTACCCTTATAATTTATTTGCTGTCAAAATCATAATTGACAAAAAAGTGCCGGAATACAAATCAATTCTTACTTCCAATTTCTTCGGAAGTATCTGGCAGCCGCCTCAAATTAATGCTTAA
- a CDS encoding CusA/CzcA family heavy metal efflux RND transporter, protein MLDKIIHFSINNKFIIGLMTLFLIIWGVWSASKLPIDAVPDITNNQVQIITLCPTLAGQEVEQLVTFPIEQSIANLPDLEETRSISRFGLSVITVVFDDDVNIYFARQLISERLKEATDQIPKGIGTPELGPVSTGLGEVYQYILHPKKGSENKYSAMDLRAMQDWIVARQLNGTPGIAEINSFGGKLKQYEVGVNPNRLKAMGVTIPDIFNALEKNNQNTGGAYIDKKPSAYFIRGVGLVTSLEDVKNIVVKSNPNSVPIFIKDVADVKFGNAVRYGAMTFNGKVDAVGGIVMMLKGANSNEVVQRVKEKMVIIQKSLPDDVVVEPFIDRSTFVKRAISTVEKNLVEGALIVIFVLVLFLGNLRAGLIVASAIPLSMLFALALMRIFGVSANLMSLGAIDFGLIVDGAVIIVEASLYFLEHNKSKKRLTQLEMDLAVENSAKKMMSSAAFGQIIIMIVYFPILSLVGIEGKMFGPMAKTVSFAIIGAMILSLTYIPMMSALFLPKHISHKKTFSDKMMDFLYGKYEPLLEKVIAIKYKVVGLTVALLLITVFIFTKMGGEFIPNLAEGDYAFEFKMPLETSLSQSIETSMQGARIAKQFEEVKMVVGKTGAGEVPTDPMPPGATDMMIILKPQDEWKSGRTYDELGDALEEKLSVIPGVFVEKSQPIQMRFNELMTGIKQDVAIKIFGENLDSLSVYAKKVESVIVKVKGVSSPQVEQVDGLPQINIEYDRLRIANYGLNVEDINSIVSTAFAGKAAGVVYENERKFDLVVRLDSTSRRSIDDVNNLLIPTPSGNQIPLSQVAKVAFKLGPAQISRQAGKRRIVIGFNIEDRDVQSVVKEIQDKLATKVKLPSGYFFTYGGTFENLQKASNRLMIAVPISLLLIFMLLYFTFNSMKQAGLIFTAIPMSAIGGVFALLLRGMPFSISAGIGFIALFGVAVLNGIVLIGTFNQLEKEGWDDVIKRVIEGTKIRLRPVLMTATVASLGFLPMAMSHSAGAEVQKPLATVVIGGLISATFLTLFVLPLLYIIFNTKLKLKRKPRVKSITTILVIGLLFSFNNGQAQSRKSIDEVLNLGLKDNLQYNINQSQIAKNRFLIKGNKEFPKTGIFVENEDLRPSDKTGIWKIGLQQSFYMPQVNQAKKNYYREQTKYFEYNKEVINTELKKNIRSVYYQLWYLQDKTALYQRLDSIYIGLLKTTILKVKTGESAGIEKISANVKLKEIETNIIQLQKEMLVQQQALMQLLNSSEVILPLSEPLVKLEYGLQNTTENHPNLLLLQQNVEIANSEIAIQKSNRLPEFTGRVFSQKLYGVKDPYSGFSIATSFPVFGTGANSNKIKAAKTEKETQEKQLQYQTQILKSSLTQRQTEVEKSVSGLQFYETSGLQQADEIIKAANQSYRAGEISYADFSLYLSQAIEIRKNYLDNLNAYNQAIIQYNYFTNK, encoded by the coding sequence GTGTTAGACAAAATCATTCATTTTAGTATAAATAATAAATTCATCATTGGTTTGATGACTTTATTTCTCATCATTTGGGGAGTTTGGAGTGCATCCAAATTACCCATCGATGCCGTACCAGACATAACAAACAATCAAGTACAAATCATTACGCTATGTCCAACCTTGGCTGGGCAGGAAGTAGAACAATTAGTCACTTTTCCAATAGAACAAAGCATAGCAAATCTTCCCGATTTAGAAGAAACCCGTAGCATTTCTCGCTTTGGTTTATCGGTAATCACAGTCGTTTTCGATGATGATGTCAATATTTATTTTGCACGCCAATTAATTAGTGAACGACTAAAAGAAGCTACCGATCAAATCCCTAAAGGCATTGGAACACCAGAATTAGGCCCTGTAAGCACAGGTCTTGGCGAAGTCTATCAATATATTTTACATCCAAAAAAAGGAAGTGAAAATAAGTATTCCGCAATGGATTTGCGTGCTATGCAAGATTGGATAGTAGCAAGACAACTCAACGGAACACCCGGAATTGCCGAAATAAATAGTTTTGGGGGTAAATTAAAACAATATGAAGTTGGCGTAAACCCAAATCGCTTAAAAGCAATGGGAGTAACAATTCCTGATATTTTTAATGCTTTAGAAAAAAACAATCAAAATACAGGTGGTGCTTACATTGATAAAAAACCAAGTGCCTACTTTATTCGTGGAGTTGGTTTAGTAACATCCTTGGAAGATGTAAAAAACATCGTAGTAAAAAGCAATCCCAACAGCGTACCGATTTTCATAAAAGATGTCGCCGATGTAAAGTTTGGAAATGCTGTTCGCTATGGTGCAATGACTTTTAATGGAAAAGTGGATGCTGTTGGTGGCATTGTGATGATGCTAAAAGGGGCAAACAGTAACGAGGTGGTTCAAAGGGTTAAAGAAAAAATGGTTATCATACAAAAATCTTTGCCCGATGATGTAGTAGTAGAGCCATTTATTGACAGAAGTACATTTGTAAAACGTGCTATTTCTACTGTTGAAAAGAACTTGGTTGAAGGAGCTTTAATCGTCATTTTTGTGTTGGTTTTGTTCCTCGGAAACCTTCGTGCAGGACTTATTGTCGCTTCTGCAATACCTCTTTCAATGCTTTTTGCCTTGGCATTAATGAGAATATTTGGAGTGAGCGCAAACCTAATGAGCCTCGGTGCAATAGATTTTGGGTTGATTGTGGATGGTGCCGTAATTATCGTCGAAGCTTCATTGTACTTTCTGGAACACAATAAAAGTAAAAAAAGACTCACCCAACTCGAAATGGATCTGGCGGTTGAAAACAGTGCCAAGAAAATGATGAGCAGTGCTGCCTTTGGACAAATCATCATTATGATTGTGTACTTCCCAATTTTATCATTGGTAGGAATCGAAGGAAAAATGTTTGGCCCAATGGCAAAAACAGTTTCGTTTGCCATTATCGGTGCTATGATACTTTCGTTAACATACATTCCAATGATGAGTGCCTTGTTTTTGCCAAAACACATCAGTCACAAGAAAACATTTTCGGATAAAATGATGGATTTCTTGTACGGCAAATACGAACCTCTTTTAGAAAAAGTAATTGCCATAAAATACAAAGTCGTAGGTCTTACTGTTGCTTTATTGTTGATTACCGTTTTTATTTTTACCAAAATGGGTGGAGAGTTTATCCCCAATTTAGCCGAAGGAGATTATGCCTTTGAATTTAAAATGCCGCTCGAAACTTCATTATCCCAAAGTATCGAAACTTCGATGCAAGGCGCAAGAATTGCCAAACAATTTGAGGAAGTAAAAATGGTGGTTGGAAAAACGGGTGCAGGTGAAGTGCCTACTGACCCAATGCCTCCCGGAGCCACAGATATGATGATTATCCTGAAACCACAAGACGAATGGAAATCAGGCAGAACGTATGATGAATTAGGCGATGCGTTAGAAGAAAAATTAAGCGTGATTCCTGGAGTTTTTGTAGAAAAAAGCCAACCCATTCAAATGCGTTTTAATGAACTAATGACGGGTATTAAACAAGATGTGGCCATAAAAATATTTGGAGAAAACCTGGACAGCCTTTCTGTATATGCCAAAAAAGTAGAAAGTGTAATCGTAAAAGTAAAAGGGGTTTCATCGCCGCAGGTAGAACAAGTGGATGGTTTGCCACAAATTAACATTGAATACGATCGTTTACGAATTGCCAATTATGGACTCAATGTAGAAGATATAAACAGTATTGTGAGTACTGCTTTTGCAGGAAAAGCAGCGGGTGTAGTTTACGAAAACGAACGAAAGTTTGATTTAGTGGTAAGGTTAGACAGTACGTCAAGAAGAAGTATCGACGATGTAAATAATTTATTGATACCAACACCTTCTGGTAATCAAATACCATTATCACAAGTGGCAAAAGTGGCTTTTAAATTGGGTCCCGCACAAATCAGTAGACAGGCTGGTAAACGTAGAATTGTTATTGGTTTCAATATAGAAGATAGAGACGTACAAAGTGTGGTAAAAGAAATTCAGGATAAATTGGCAACAAAAGTAAAATTGCCATCAGGGTATTTTTTTACTTATGGAGGTACATTTGAGAACTTACAAAAAGCATCCAACCGTTTGATGATTGCAGTGCCAATTTCTCTTTTGCTGATTTTTATGCTTTTGTATTTTACGTTCAATTCAATGAAACAAGCTGGTTTAATTTTCACGGCAATTCCAATGAGTGCCATTGGTGGTGTATTTGCTTTACTGCTTCGTGGAATGCCTTTTAGTATTTCGGCAGGGATTGGTTTTATTGCATTGTTTGGAGTAGCGGTATTGAACGGAATTGTATTAATCGGCACATTCAACCAACTCGAAAAAGAAGGTTGGGATGATGTCATAAAACGGGTAATTGAAGGAACAAAAATAAGATTACGACCAGTTTTAATGACGGCTACCGTAGCATCGTTAGGATTTTTACCGATGGCAATGTCACATAGTGCGGGTGCCGAAGTACAAAAACCATTGGCTACCGTAGTAATTGGCGGATTAATCTCGGCAACATTCTTGACCTTGTTCGTATTGCCTTTGCTTTACATTATTTTCAACACAAAACTAAAATTAAAAAGAAAACCAAGAGTGAAATCAATTACAACTATTTTAGTTATTGGATTATTATTTTCATTCAATAATGGTCAAGCACAATCCCGAAAAAGTATCGATGAAGTTTTGAACTTGGGCTTAAAAGACAATTTGCAATACAACATCAATCAATCGCAAATCGCAAAAAACCGGTTCCTGATAAAAGGAAACAAGGAATTTCCCAAAACGGGAATATTTGTAGAAAATGAAGATTTGCGCCCTTCGGATAAAACGGGTATTTGGAAAATAGGTTTACAACAAAGTTTTTATATGCCACAAGTAAACCAAGCCAAGAAAAATTACTATCGGGAGCAAACAAAATACTTCGAATACAACAAGGAAGTAATCAATACAGAGCTGAAAAAAAATATCCGTTCGGTATATTATCAATTGTGGTATTTACAGGACAAGACAGCTTTGTATCAGCGATTAGACAGCATTTATATTGGATTGTTGAAAACTACAATTCTAAAAGTAAAAACGGGAGAAAGTGCCGGTATCGAAAAAATTTCGGCTAATGTAAAACTGAAAGAAATTGAAACTAACATCATCCAACTTCAAAAAGAAATGCTAGTGCAACAACAGGCATTAATGCAATTGCTCAATAGTTCTGAAGTCATTCTACCGCTTTCCGAGCCTTTAGTAAAATTGGAATATGGGTTGCAAAACACAACAGAAAATCACCCTAACCTTCTTTTATTGCAACAAAATGTTGAAATTGCCAATAGTGAAATTGCCATCCAAAAAAGCAATCGCTTACCAGAATTTACAGGTAGGGTTTTTTCGCAGAAATTATATGGCGTTAAAGACCCCTATAGCGGTTTTTCAATAGCGACTTCATTCCCTGTTTTCGGAACTGGAGCCAATAGCAATAAAATAAAAGCGGCCAAAACCGAAAAAGAAACGCAAGAAAAACAATTGCAATACCAAACGCAAATACTGAAATCTTCTTTGACACAACGTCAAACCGAAGTCGAAAAAAGTGTGTCGGGTTTACAATTTTATGAAACTTCGGGTTTGCAACAGGCAGACGAAATCATAAAAGCCGCTAATCAATCCTATCGTGCCGGAGAAATTAGTTACGCCGATTTTTCATTGTATTTGAGCCAAGCCATCGAAATACGAAAAAACTATTTAGACAATCTAAATGCGTACAACCAAGCCATTATTCAATACAATTATTTCACAAATAAATAA
- a CDS encoding efflux RND transporter periplasmic adaptor subunit has translation MKSLKTYKNPLLLLAFCLLLVSCGKTETKPQEEQKATTEEASSTIASLTAEQIKTVGIQYGTIEQKELTATLKANGALRVPNNNKANATSMYGGVVKSINVQLGDFVKKGQVIATIANPQFIQLQEEYLSTSSKIIFAEQELARQKELNSGNAGALKNYQNADAELKSIRTRRASLQQQIQLMGINPSSLNNNNLRSALSVTSPITGTISNVFSKIGSYVDVSSPVAEIVDNSQLHLDLNIFEKDLPMLKVGQIIHFRITNNSGEDYNAKVYSIGAAFENDSKSIPVHATVQGNKTGLIDGMNITAIVSLNNVTTDAVPTDAIVSADGKEYIFVVTDKRVEETEVENDKSEKTKTQVTTTNFEKIEVAIGVSNMGYTAITLVKDIPANAKIVTKGAFFVNAKLTNKGEE, from the coding sequence ATGAAATCTTTAAAAACATATAAGAATCCCCTTTTACTACTTGCCTTTTGTCTCTTGCTTGTTTCTTGCGGTAAAACTGAAACTAAACCTCAAGAAGAACAAAAAGCAACAACAGAAGAAGCATCTTCTACAATTGCTTCGCTCACAGCCGAACAAATTAAAACTGTGGGTATACAATACGGAACCATCGAACAAAAAGAATTAACAGCCACATTGAAAGCCAATGGAGCATTACGGGTGCCTAATAATAACAAAGCCAATGCCACTTCAATGTATGGCGGCGTGGTCAAAAGTATTAACGTTCAGCTAGGCGATTTTGTTAAAAAAGGCCAAGTAATTGCTACAATCGCCAATCCACAATTCATACAATTGCAGGAAGAATATTTGAGTACTTCCAGTAAAATAATCTTTGCCGAACAAGAATTAGCAAGACAAAAAGAACTCAATTCAGGAAATGCAGGAGCATTAAAAAACTATCAAAATGCCGATGCAGAACTAAAATCAATTAGAACTCGCAGAGCCTCTTTACAACAACAAATCCAGCTGATGGGTATCAATCCAAGTAGTTTGAACAACAACAATTTACGTTCTGCATTGTCAGTGACAAGCCCTATAACTGGCACCATAAGCAATGTGTTTTCTAAAATTGGAAGTTATGTGGATGTGTCTTCACCAGTTGCCGAAATCGTGGATAACTCACAATTGCATTTGGATTTGAATATTTTCGAAAAAGATTTACCAATGCTAAAAGTGGGACAAATTATACATTTTAGAATTACCAATAATTCGGGTGAAGATTACAATGCTAAAGTATATTCAATAGGAGCTGCCTTTGAGAATGACAGTAAAAGTATCCCAGTACACGCCACCGTTCAAGGTAATAAAACCGGACTAATAGACGGAATGAATATAACTGCAATAGTAAGTTTAAATAATGTTACTACCGATGCTGTCCCTACTGATGCCATTGTAAGTGCAGATGGCAAAGAATATATTTTTGTGGTAACCGATAAAAGAGTCGAAGAAACAGAAGTAGAAAACGATAAATCCGAAAAAACAAAAACCCAAGTGACTACAACAAATTTTGAAAAAATAGAAGTCGCAATTGGCGTCTCTAATATGGGTTATACAGCTATAACATTGGTAAAAGACATTCCTGCAAATGCAAAAATTGTGACAAAAGGGGCATTCTTTGTAAATGCAAAATTGACAAACAAAGGGGAAGAATAA
- a CDS encoding MgtC/SapB family protein: protein MDINAELIIVFKLIVSFLLGAFIGLDRERHGSDAGIRTYAAVCIGSTLFTAITAHLVNNSADTSRVIANIVTGVGFLGAGIIYRNSSTGTSHGLTTAATVWCTSAVGVAVGLNMFIIAIIGACALYFLLSLHHQKRYIKWKQNMINKYGEEDCNN from the coding sequence ATGGATATAAATGCCGAATTAATTATTGTTTTTAAACTGATTGTATCCTTTTTATTAGGAGCATTTATTGGTTTAGATAGAGAAAGACACGGTAGTGATGCTGGTATAAGAACCTATGCCGCAGTTTGTATTGGCTCAACCTTATTTACCGCTATTACTGCACATTTAGTTAATAATTCTGCGGATACTTCAAGAGTAATTGCAAATATTGTAACAGGTGTTGGTTTTCTAGGTGCAGGTATTATTTATCGCAATTCTAGTACAGGAACATCACACGGATTAACAACTGCAGCTACGGTTTGGTGTACTTCAGCTGTTGGTGTTGCCGTTGGATTAAATATGTTCATTATAGCTATAATAGGTGCTTGTGCGTTGTATTTTCTACTTTCATTACACCATCAAAAAAGGTATATAAAATGGAAGCAAAATATGATAAACAAGTATGGTGAAGAAGACTGCAACAATTAG
- a CDS encoding STAS/SEC14 domain-containing protein, translating to MLQLLDFTGENIIATRANDLLGIKDYEKIHPFIHNIIGTGKKARWYFEMDDDSGSNGFWEDGVIEINYGKMNFTHSADIERIAIVGGEKWEKSMRSIMKPFTKAKLMYFDLPDREKAKEWILNQ from the coding sequence ATGCTACAGCTTTTAGATTTTACAGGGGAAAATATCATAGCTACAAGGGCAAATGATTTATTGGGTATTAAAGATTATGAAAAAATTCATCCGTTTATCCATAATATTATTGGTACTGGTAAAAAAGCTCGATGGTATTTTGAAATGGACGATGATTCTGGTTCAAATGGTTTTTGGGAAGATGGTGTAATCGAAATCAATTATGGAAAAATGAATTTCACACATTCTGCTGATATCGAAAGAATTGCTATTGTAGGTGGTGAAAAATGGGAAAAGAGTATGCGTTCAATTATGAAACCATTTACAAAAGCGAAGTTGATGTATTTTGATTTGCCCGACAGAGAAAAAGCAAAAGAATGGATTCTAAATCAATAA